One window from the genome of Aricia agestis chromosome 22, ilAriAges1.1, whole genome shotgun sequence encodes:
- the LOC121738126 gene encoding protein yellow-like: MLKLVFILQLLYASTSSVGLEVVYEWWTDNMEYAFPSQEFRNESIANGTFIPEDFKINGLALHKHRLFITLPRGLKNFVTVAYINVNDTSTMSPKFMPYPGWESHLPDERGERLIGQVFRARVDCCDRLWLLEKVSENDGRLRIIVMDLNSDKIIRTYTFPAALHFVQFFNWVVVEDGECDNTFAYVNDYSSGGFWTYSWAEDDSWHIDGYEKIGDMILAPNVDDAFSTLYYQTYSNLEEYFFVSTKHLRDKRNASSTVHLSYKESEVIYLRASAFDPATNVLYNRYLSSYKNLHLLLCWNKKNECPVKGISKFTMNAVNNTEFEEDMAVDGQGNLWIEAKRGPKTVLLKFSSPIDVCPGV, encoded by the exons ATGTTGAAGTTAGTGTTCATCCTGCAGCTGCTGTACGCCAGCACCAGCTCGGTAGGGCTGGAGGTGGTGTACGAGTGGTGGACAGATAACATGGAGTACGCGTTCCCGTCGCAGGAGTTCAGGAATGAGAGCATCGCGAACGGCACCTTTATACCCGAAGATTTTAAAATCAACGGCCTGGCGCTGCACAAACACAGACTGTTTATAACTCTACCCCGAGGATTGAAAAATTTCGTCACCGTAGCGTACATAAACGTTAACG ATACCTCGACAATGTCACCGAAGTTTATGCCGTACCCAGGGTGGGAGTCCCACTTGCCCGACGAGAGGGGGGAACGACTGATAGGTCAGGTGTTCAGAGCTCGCGTGGACTGCTGCGACCGACTATGGCTGCTGGAGAAAGTCTCAGAAAACGATGGTCGTCTTCGTATCATAGTCATGGACTTGAACTCGGATAAAATAATCAGAACTTACACTTTTCCAGCCGCTTTGCATTTTGTACAGTTTTTTAATTGGGTCGTCGTAGAAGATGGCGAATGCGATAATACATTTGCGTACGTAAATGATTACTCGTCGGGCGGCTTCTGGACTTACTCCTGGGCGGAGGACGACTCGTGGCATATCGATGGATACGAAAAAATCGGCGACATGATATTGGCGCCGAATGTTGACGACGCTTTCAGCACTTTATATTACCAAACTTATTCAAATCTTGAAGAATATTTCTTTGTTTCTACGAAACATTTGAGGGACAAGCGCAATGCATCGTCTACGGTGCATTTATCCTATAAGGAATCAGAGGTCATCTATTTGCGTGCGTCCGCTTTCGATCCTGCGACGAATGTTTTGTACAATAGGTATCTATCGTCGTATAAGAATTTACACTTACTACTCTGCTGGAACAAAAAAAATGAGTGCCCTGTGAAAGGCATAAGCAAATTTACGATGAATGCGGTCAATAATACTGAGTTCGAGGAAGATATGGCAGTGGATGGACAAGGTAACCTCTGGATAGAAGCCAAAAGAGGACCGAAGACGGTTCTTTTAAAATTCAGTTCCCCGATTGATGTTTGCCCTGGA